A stretch of the Candidatus Aminicenantes bacterium genome encodes the following:
- the glyS gene encoding glycine--tRNA ligase subunit beta, with the protein MADLLFELGVEEIPAHAVGAIRDQLKDLFQARLAKLNLGHGGIECAASNRRLMVHVTRLSEKTANKEETILGPAKRIALDDRGAPTVALKKFCEINRVKLADVVEIETAKGSYLGIVRIAVGEDTGRLLQAAIPEILAGLTFAKTMVWNESRVPFIRPIRNILAMFNNQPLAVEFAGIRSGNKALGHLLLSDAFFEVNSFKDYVQGLSKNFIILKEEERKAKILAEIKDIETDLDGRVRVDEGMLDYYVFSNEYPVAFSGSFDAKYLSLPAEIIATFMTHEKKLLPVTDRAGKLSNFFVGVANIPDENKKVSRGNEKVIKATFEDAQFFWDMDRKVDFFSLKPLLKNVMFQKELGTYLDKVGRMAALVDFLVNETHNGALREKLQKAAFHCKNDLLTKMVREFPSLQGIMGGLYLKEAGEDAAVWKAIYDHYLPRGLVDEKLDDLGAGILSIADRIDNIAGFVGKGIKISSSKDPYGIRRDANAIIKIIVDFKLAIDLDPLIRLAVLNFAKKDADLQRDCDTIGELFISRLENSLKDYWHFRYDIVNAVLGKDTLSVYDNFLKAEALSKLAAGGLVDQLAAVQRRLKNIGKGLERCPFSEGLLKDREEKILSDVFKESKPRIDALIIKKNFLQASSEILEMKPIVDRFFDKILVMDANESIRKNRIALLQRIDELLSSVADFSLLVELKPGEKI; encoded by the coding sequence ATGGCTGACCTGTTGTTTGAACTGGGAGTCGAAGAGATACCGGCCCACGCCGTCGGCGCCATCCGCGACCAGCTCAAGGACCTTTTTCAGGCCCGGCTGGCGAAGTTGAACCTCGGCCATGGCGGGATCGAATGCGCGGCCAGCAACCGCCGCCTGATGGTCCATGTCACCCGGTTGAGCGAAAAAACCGCCAACAAGGAAGAAACGATCCTGGGCCCGGCCAAGCGCATCGCCCTGGACGACCGGGGAGCGCCGACCGTGGCCCTGAAAAAATTCTGCGAGATCAACCGGGTCAAGCTGGCCGACGTGGTCGAGATCGAGACCGCCAAGGGCAGTTACCTGGGCATCGTCCGCATCGCCGTCGGTGAAGACACGGGCCGGCTGCTGCAAGCCGCCATTCCGGAGATCCTCGCCGGGCTGACGTTCGCCAAGACCATGGTCTGGAACGAGTCGCGGGTGCCGTTCATCCGGCCGATCCGCAACATCCTGGCCATGTTCAACAACCAGCCGCTGGCCGTCGAGTTTGCCGGGATCCGCTCGGGGAACAAGGCCCTGGGCCACCTGCTCCTGTCCGACGCTTTCTTTGAAGTCAATTCGTTCAAAGACTATGTCCAGGGGCTGAGCAAGAATTTCATCATCCTCAAGGAAGAGGAACGCAAGGCCAAGATCCTGGCCGAGATCAAGGACATCGAAACCGACCTGGACGGCCGGGTGCGCGTCGACGAAGGCATGCTCGACTACTACGTGTTCAGCAATGAATATCCGGTCGCCTTCAGCGGCAGTTTCGACGCCAAGTACCTGAGCCTGCCGGCGGAGATCATCGCCACCTTCATGACCCACGAAAAAAAACTGCTGCCGGTAACCGATCGCGCCGGCAAGCTGAGCAACTTTTTCGTCGGTGTGGCCAACATCCCGGACGAAAACAAGAAAGTCAGCCGCGGCAACGAAAAGGTCATCAAGGCCACTTTCGAAGACGCGCAATTCTTCTGGGACATGGACCGCAAGGTCGACTTCTTCTCCCTGAAGCCGCTGTTGAAAAACGTCATGTTCCAGAAGGAATTGGGCACCTATCTGGACAAAGTCGGGCGTATGGCCGCATTGGTGGACTTCCTGGTCAACGAGACCCACAACGGGGCGCTGCGCGAAAAGCTGCAGAAAGCGGCTTTCCATTGCAAGAACGACCTGCTGACCAAGATGGTGCGCGAGTTTCCGTCGCTGCAGGGGATCATGGGCGGACTTTACCTGAAAGAGGCCGGCGAGGATGCGGCGGTCTGGAAGGCGATCTACGACCATTACCTGCCGCGCGGCCTGGTTGACGAGAAGCTGGACGACCTGGGCGCCGGCATCCTTTCCATCGCCGACCGCATCGACAATATCGCCGGATTCGTCGGCAAGGGGATCAAGATTTCCAGCTCCAAGGACCCCTACGGCATCCGCCGCGACGCCAACGCCATCATCAAGATCATCGTCGATTTCAAGCTGGCCATCGACCTCGACCCGCTGATCCGCCTGGCCGTGCTCAATTTTGCCAAAAAGGACGCCGACCTGCAGCGGGATTGCGATACCATCGGCGAACTGTTCATCTCCCGGCTGGAAAATTCCCTGAAGGATTACTGGCACTTCCGCTACGACATCGTTAACGCCGTTCTGGGCAAGGACACCCTGTCGGTCTACGACAACTTCCTAAAAGCGGAGGCGCTGAGCAAACTGGCGGCCGGCGGGCTGGTCGATCAGCTGGCGGCCGTGCAGCGGCGTTTGAAGAACATCGGCAAGGGCTTGGAGCGCTGTCCTTTTTCCGAGGGGCTGCTCAAGGACCGCGAGGAAAAGATCCTCTCCGATGTCTTCAAGGAATCGAAGCCGCGCATCGACGCCCTGATCATCAAGAAGAACTTCCTCCAGGCCAGCTCCGAGATCCTGGAGATGAAGCCGATCGTCGACCGCTTTTTCGATAAAATCCTCGTCATGGACGCGAACGAATCCATACGCAAGAACCGTATCGCCCTGCTGCAACGCATCGATGAGCTGCTTTCCAGCGTGGCCGATTTTTCGCTGCTTGTCGAACTCAAACCAGGAGAAAAAATATGA
- a CDS encoding glycine--tRNA ligase subunit alpha, with protein MSIQNVILKLQDFWAERGCYIASGYDNEVGAGTMSPDTFFRVLGKKPWRAAYWQPARRPDDGRYGQNPNRVQKHNQFQVIIKPVPEEGQMLFLDSLIYLGVDINIHDIKFDEDNWASPSLGAWGVGWQVMCDGLEITQFTYFQQAGGMELNPNSLEITYGVERLAMFLDGQNNIYDLEWGNKVSYAALNLENERQFSIYNFELADIDMLRGVFQQYQKEAEKLLEHQLYLPAYDYLLKCSQTFNILDARKAVSVAERTALMAIMRNLSARIAQKYVMQTDGEDHG; from the coding sequence TTGAGCATTCAAAACGTCATCCTGAAACTGCAGGACTTCTGGGCCGAGCGCGGATGCTATATCGCCTCCGGCTATGACAACGAGGTCGGCGCCGGCACCATGTCCCCCGACACTTTTTTCCGCGTGCTGGGCAAAAAGCCATGGCGCGCCGCCTACTGGCAGCCGGCACGCCGGCCCGATGACGGCCGCTACGGCCAGAACCCCAACCGGGTGCAGAAGCACAACCAGTTCCAGGTCATCATCAAGCCGGTGCCCGAAGAAGGGCAAATGCTTTTCCTGGACAGCCTGATCTACCTGGGCGTGGACATCAACATCCATGACATCAAGTTCGATGAAGACAACTGGGCGTCCCCGTCCCTGGGCGCCTGGGGCGTCGGCTGGCAGGTGATGTGCGACGGCCTGGAAATCACCCAGTTCACCTATTTCCAGCAGGCGGGCGGCATGGAGCTCAACCCCAATTCGTTGGAGATCACCTACGGCGTCGAACGCCTGGCCATGTTCCTGGACGGTCAAAACAACATTTACGATCTCGAATGGGGAAACAAGGTCTCCTATGCGGCCTTGAACCTGGAAAACGAACGCCAGTTTTCCATTTACAATTTCGAGCTGGCCGACATCGACATGCTGCGCGGGGTGTTCCAGCAGTACCAGAAGGAAGCCGAGAAGCTTCTTGAGCACCAGCTGTACCTGCCGGCCTACGATTATCTGCTGAAATGTTCCCAAACCTTCAATATCCTGGACGCGCGCAAGGCGGTTTCGGTCGCCGAGCGCACGGCGCTGATGGCGATCATGCGCAACCTGTCGGCGCGCATCGCCCAAAAATACGTCATGCAAACGGACGGTGAAGACCATGGCTGA